From one candidate division KSB1 bacterium genomic stretch:
- a CDS encoding sugar isomerase domain-containing protein: protein MLADIWLTHARKVMDEIAATQRDNIAKAAEIMAQSIAAGRWVHTFGCGHATLPVEEMYPRIGGFVGFHPMIELPLSFFTHIVGEMGVHQFVFLERVEGYGKEIMRSYTFDPRDTMWIFSHSGINNVNIDIALEAKRLGMKVVATGSAQAFKDTPTRHSSGKKIFEIADVVVDTCVPARDAVVPLKNHVDNIGPISTIAFTTAVWMIITTVAEILVDKGHRLYIHPSHNVPGDTTARERLSEALAEYKRRIAGV, encoded by the coding sequence ATGCTGGCGGACATCTGGCTTACACATGCGCGAAAGGTTATGGACGAGATCGCGGCCACGCAACGTGACAATATTGCCAAGGCCGCGGAGATCATGGCCCAGTCAATTGCTGCGGGCCGGTGGGTACACACCTTCGGCTGCGGGCATGCCACACTGCCGGTGGAGGAGATGTACCCGCGCATCGGCGGGTTTGTGGGTTTTCACCCAATGATCGAACTCCCGCTGTCGTTTTTCACCCACATCGTGGGCGAGATGGGCGTGCACCAGTTCGTCTTCCTCGAAAGGGTGGAAGGCTATGGGAAAGAGATCATGCGCAGCTACACCTTTGACCCGCGCGACACCATGTGGATTTTTTCCCATTCGGGGATCAACAATGTGAATATCGACATCGCGCTGGAGGCGAAGCGGCTGGGGATGAAGGTGGTGGCGACCGGCTCCGCGCAGGCGTTCAAGGACACTCCCACGCGCCACTCTTCGGGGAAAAAGATTTTCGAAATCGCGGATGTGGTGGTGGACACCTGCGTGCCTGCCCGGGACGCGGTGGTGCCGCTCAAGAATCACGTGGACAACATAGGGCCGATTTCCACTATTGCTTTTACCACTGCGGTGTGGATGATCATCACCACGGTGGCAGAGATTCTGGTGGACAAGGGGCATCGGCTGTACATTCATCCTTCGCACAATGTGCCTGGCGACACCACCGCGCGCGAGCGCCTGAGCGAAGCGTTGGCCGAGTACAAGCGGAGGATTGCGGGGGTGTAG
- a CDS encoding MFS transporter yields MSYRRSHVFAACCAGMLMFGIVLTTLGAILPEVIPKFGIDKSAAGSLMALLSFGILTGSLVFGPIADRYGYKALLAFCTGLLLVGFEGIALAPSMAVLRLFVFLIGCGGGVINGGTNALVADIAEEGRGAGLNLLGVFFGVGAMGVPLLLGGLGTRSSYQWIIGIVGAAVIFPLVFILTIPFPRPKQEQGFPIRQGLRLLAQPTLLLLGGMLFFQSGMEITTGSWSAVFLQEELGIPQSKAVLYLSFYWLGLVGARLALGFWLKPAYRAAVMRLAVALAFVGALMTLLASRVELAVAGLLLVGAGFAGIFPIVLSFVGDAYGTLSGTAFSIAFVMALTGGMTLPALAGVIGDAHGLRTSFVLIPLGLLCVAALFTIVKERLSGKTEQM; encoded by the coding sequence ATGAGCTATCGTCGATCGCACGTCTTCGCCGCTTGCTGCGCGGGCATGCTCATGTTCGGCATTGTGCTCACGACCCTTGGCGCCATCCTTCCCGAAGTCATCCCCAAGTTTGGCATCGACAAGAGCGCGGCCGGCTCACTGATGGCGCTGCTCTCCTTCGGCATCCTCACCGGCTCGCTTGTTTTTGGCCCGATCGCCGACCGCTATGGGTACAAGGCCTTGCTTGCGTTCTGCACTGGGCTGCTCCTGGTGGGGTTTGAAGGGATTGCCCTGGCTCCCTCCATGGCGGTATTGCGTCTGTTTGTGTTCCTCATCGGCTGTGGCGGGGGCGTGATCAACGGGGGAACCAACGCCTTGGTGGCCGATATCGCTGAGGAGGGTCGCGGCGCGGGGCTCAACTTGCTCGGCGTGTTTTTCGGCGTGGGTGCCATGGGCGTCCCCCTGCTATTGGGAGGGCTTGGGACGCGCAGTTCGTACCAGTGGATCATCGGCATCGTGGGCGCGGCGGTGATTTTCCCCCTGGTGTTCATTTTGACGATTCCCTTTCCAAGGCCGAAGCAAGAACAGGGTTTTCCGATTCGGCAGGGTTTGCGCCTGCTGGCTCAGCCCACACTGCTCCTGCTGGGGGGCATGCTCTTTTTCCAGAGCGGGATGGAGATCACCACCGGAAGTTGGAGCGCGGTGTTCCTACAGGAGGAGCTGGGCATTCCGCAAAGCAAGGCGGTCCTCTATCTGAGCTTCTACTGGCTGGGCCTGGTAGGGGCGCGACTGGCGCTGGGATTCTGGCTGAAGCCGGCCTACCGCGCGGCGGTGATGCGGTTGGCCGTCGCTCTGGCGTTTGTCGGCGCGCTCATGACGCTGCTCGCCTCACGCGTTGAGCTGGCAGTGGCTGGGCTGTTGCTAGTGGGCGCGGGATTTGCGGGGATCTTCCCCATCGTGCTCAGCTTTGTAGGGGATGCCTATGGCACCCTTTCCGGCACGGCGTTCAGCATTGCCTTTGTCATGGCGCTCACTGGGGGCATGACTCTGCCTGCTCTTGCGGGCGTGATAGGGGATGCGCACGGCCTGCGCACCTCGTTTGTGCTCATCCCCTTGGGCCTCCTCTGCGTGGCGGCCCTGTTCACGATTGTCAAGGAACGTCTTTCGGGCAAGACCGAGCAAATGTAA
- a CDS encoding ROK family protein: MNAPVALALDLGGTKLAAALFTQEGKLVHKQVVPLQGRVGGAVGELIREQIVLLLGVAKEQGYAPRALGVSVPGIAYAASGHVWAPNIPGWEDYPLREEIQTVPAAHALAVTIDSDRAAYIVGETWQGAAKGCKNAIFLAVGTGIGAGILVDGKVLRGHRDVAGAIGWMALDRPYRAEYRSCGCFEYYASGEGIARLAREMVAHDATYQGALRAKSLDLLTAPDVFAAYAAGDPLAARVFDECVAFWGMAVANLVSLFNPERIVFGGGVFGPAVQFLDRIAAEARLWAQPISITQVHLVASALGGEAGLYGAARLAWDAVS; the protein is encoded by the coding sequence ATGAACGCACCTGTTGCGTTGGCGCTGGATCTCGGCGGCACCAAGTTGGCAGCGGCTCTTTTTACCCAGGAAGGAAAACTGGTGCACAAGCAGGTAGTGCCCCTCCAAGGTCGGGTCGGCGGCGCAGTGGGGGAGCTGATTCGCGAGCAGATTGTTTTGCTTCTTGGGGTGGCTAAAGAGCAGGGCTATGCGCCGCGCGCGCTGGGAGTGTCGGTCCCAGGCATCGCCTATGCCGCCAGCGGGCACGTGTGGGCGCCGAACATCCCCGGGTGGGAAGATTATCCCCTCCGGGAAGAAATCCAGACGGTGCCTGCAGCGCACGCGTTGGCGGTGACTATCGACAGCGACCGGGCCGCTTACATCGTGGGGGAGACGTGGCAGGGGGCAGCCAAAGGGTGCAAGAATGCCATTTTTCTCGCCGTGGGTACGGGTATCGGCGCCGGCATCCTGGTTGACGGAAAAGTCCTACGCGGCCATCGCGATGTGGCGGGCGCCATCGGCTGGATGGCGCTGGACAGGCCCTACCGCGCTGAGTACAGGAGCTGTGGCTGCTTTGAGTACTATGCCTCCGGCGAAGGGATCGCCAGGCTTGCCCGGGAGATGGTGGCGCACGACGCCACCTACCAGGGAGCTCTTCGCGCCAAGTCTTTGGACCTGCTGACTGCTCCGGACGTCTTCGCGGCCTACGCTGCGGGTGACCCACTGGCCGCGCGGGTCTTTGACGAATGCGTGGCTTTCTGGGGCATGGCCGTGGCCAACCTGGTGAGCCTTTTCAATCCTGAACGGATTGTGTTCGGCGGGGGGGTATTTGGGCCAGCGGTGCAGTTCCTGGATCGAATTGCAGCAGAAGCCCGTCTCTGGGCGCAGCCGATAAGCATCACCCAGGTGCACCTGGTCGCTTCCGCGCTGGGCGGCGAAGCTGGGCTGTACGGAGCCGCTCGCCTGGCCTGGGACGCCGTCTCCTGA
- a CDS encoding TonB-dependent receptor, whose protein sequence is MLRCTFPLRRLLVWAVLPVVLVSIVPLGAYGANGKVAGRVYDAQTKEPLPGANVIVESVWQADKVVPLEVKMGAAADREGYFVILNVPPGTYNIRASMMGYGPVVKQQVRVNLDRTTTVDFALTTQVLEMGAIEVVAEREPIRADVAGTQEIILTERLAETPVMRVDEFVNKIKGVQLVADNDGHGLSIRGGGIRETDVRIDGISLRDPRSENSYLSLNSTSVEELQVLTGGFQAKYGGFRSGLVNVVTKEGRRDRYSLSLRLDATPGGQKKFFGVNPWSDESWIYRVFADTSEHGYAWKGTIGDTTVPEELRYFRGWKNKNEGRSNYEAIGIPRLAKLTPEQKLALWKRQHPQYRFADKPDVFVEGTLTGPVPGGGLPVLGAFLGRTTFLAGFKYEDTQFAFPIGPRNNYVDWNGQLKLTTTLSPSMKLSLNSMYAEVNTLTAGRPSTFGGALIDNSSRFNFLSSTEASVAQQAALLGGSNGFVQMFNKSRLQFYDKRLVVGGAKFTHTLSPKAFYTVDLQMGYTDSKLTPFALDTSRADAWFMLDSTYRVLDVPSKGTPNGSTNWLTDITNMFWLYGGLQAADSSYSWSANLKIDLTAQLGRHHQVETGLSVDYNYMFVNSGTWLQSEQSWTPDTWQYYTAKPLEIGLYAQDKLEFQGMIATIGLRADYFNPNKKSYLVAHPLDPDYANFFNLVYQYLPGKFGSWEKWVKFREMLDEPPGWPATEVKTQLKLSPRVGVSFPITVNSKLYFNYGHFYQRPNPTFLYNQAVMPGATNVPCPDLTMARTVAYEFGYEQNFWKDFLFNVTFYYKDVKDEPLSRSYVDYWEEQTVQKYFPDFYKDIRGAELRLEKRVGRFLTFWGNYEYRLQTTGRTGLAYVYENRLRAAEEERWPNIVTTDPRPLAHANVNVHTPMSWGPRLWGLWPLSGIYVNFFFEWQDGGRQIINPQEPEEKQHRIEVVDYSNAALRAAKMIRLGGVSIELVATVQNLFNQKRLSFQNMSTAQFDRYKNSLHLPFESGDQHGNDKLGEWNKDYIDIGWFTAPLFLNPRRVLLGLRINL, encoded by the coding sequence ATGTTGCGATGCACATTTCCTCTACGCCGGCTGCTGGTGTGGGCCGTTTTGCCGGTGGTTTTGGTGAGCATCGTGCCGCTGGGTGCATATGGTGCGAACGGCAAGGTAGCCGGAAGAGTGTACGATGCGCAGACCAAGGAGCCACTCCCCGGGGCCAACGTGATTGTGGAGAGCGTCTGGCAAGCGGACAAGGTTGTGCCCCTGGAGGTGAAGATGGGTGCGGCCGCTGACCGCGAGGGCTACTTTGTCATCCTCAATGTGCCGCCAGGCACGTACAACATCAGGGCCTCGATGATGGGTTACGGCCCGGTGGTCAAGCAGCAGGTGCGTGTGAACCTTGACCGCACCACCACCGTGGACTTTGCGCTCACCACCCAGGTGTTAGAGATGGGGGCGATCGAGGTGGTTGCCGAGCGCGAGCCCATCCGCGCCGATGTTGCTGGGACGCAGGAGATCATTCTCACCGAGCGCCTGGCCGAGACGCCGGTGATGCGTGTAGATGAGTTCGTGAACAAGATCAAAGGGGTGCAGCTTGTCGCGGATAACGACGGCCATGGTCTGAGCATCCGCGGCGGAGGCATCCGTGAGACCGACGTGCGCATCGACGGCATTTCGCTGCGCGACCCTCGCTCGGAGAACTCCTACCTCTCGCTCAACTCCACGTCGGTGGAAGAGTTGCAGGTGCTCACCGGCGGTTTCCAGGCCAAGTACGGCGGGTTCCGCTCTGGCTTAGTCAATGTGGTCACCAAGGAGGGGCGCCGCGACCGCTACTCGCTCTCTTTGCGCCTGGACGCCACCCCCGGCGGCCAGAAAAAGTTTTTCGGCGTCAACCCGTGGAGTGACGAATCGTGGATCTATCGCGTCTTTGCCGATACCAGCGAACATGGCTACGCATGGAAAGGCACTATTGGCGACACTACGGTGCCGGAGGAGCTGCGCTACTTCCGCGGGTGGAAGAACAAGAACGAAGGGAGAAGCAACTACGAGGCGATCGGGATCCCGCGCCTGGCCAAGCTTACCCCCGAGCAAAAGCTTGCGCTGTGGAAACGGCAACACCCGCAGTACCGCTTCGCCGACAAGCCGGACGTCTTTGTCGAAGGCACGCTCACCGGACCGGTGCCAGGCGGCGGGCTGCCCGTGTTGGGGGCGTTCCTAGGTCGAACAACCTTCCTCGCGGGCTTCAAGTACGAGGACACGCAATTCGCCTTCCCCATCGGGCCGCGCAACAACTATGTGGACTGGAACGGCCAGCTCAAGCTCACTACCACCCTGAGCCCCAGCATGAAGCTGTCGCTCAACAGCATGTACGCTGAGGTCAATACCCTGACCGCTGGCCGGCCCAGCACCTTTGGCGGCGCGCTCATCGACAATTCAAGCCGCTTCAATTTCCTGAGCAGCACAGAAGCATCCGTGGCGCAACAGGCAGCGCTCCTGGGCGGCAGCAACGGCTTTGTGCAGATGTTCAATAAGAGTCGGCTGCAATTCTACGACAAGCGTCTGGTGGTCGGTGGAGCCAAGTTCACTCACACCCTCTCGCCCAAGGCATTCTACACGGTTGACCTTCAGATGGGATACACCGACAGCAAACTCACCCCTTTTGCCCTGGACACCTCACGGGCCGACGCCTGGTTCATGTTGGATAGCACCTACCGCGTATTGGATGTGCCGAGCAAGGGCACGCCCAACGGTTCCACGAACTGGTTGACCGACATCACCAACATGTTCTGGCTCTACGGTGGGCTGCAGGCTGCCGACTCCTCTTACTCGTGGTCGGCCAACCTCAAGATAGACCTCACCGCCCAGCTTGGTCGCCATCACCAGGTGGAAACAGGATTGAGTGTGGACTATAACTACATGTTCGTGAACTCCGGCACCTGGCTACAATCGGAACAGAGCTGGACACCCGACACCTGGCAGTACTACACGGCCAAGCCGCTGGAGATTGGCCTCTACGCGCAGGACAAGCTCGAGTTCCAGGGCATGATCGCTACCATCGGGCTGCGAGCCGACTACTTCAATCCCAACAAAAAGTCCTATCTGGTCGCCCATCCTCTTGATCCGGACTATGCCAACTTTTTCAACCTAGTCTACCAGTACTTGCCGGGGAAATTCGGCTCGTGGGAAAAGTGGGTCAAGTTCCGCGAGATGCTGGACGAGCCACCGGGCTGGCCTGCCACGGAAGTGAAGACTCAGCTCAAACTCTCGCCGCGGGTAGGGGTGTCTTTCCCGATCACCGTGAACAGCAAGCTCTACTTCAACTACGGCCATTTCTACCAGCGCCCCAACCCAACGTTCCTGTACAATCAGGCGGTAATGCCGGGCGCCACCAATGTGCCCTGCCCGGACCTCACTATGGCCAGAACCGTTGCTTACGAGTTCGGCTACGAGCAGAATTTCTGGAAGGACTTTTTGTTTAACGTGACCTTCTACTACAAGGACGTGAAAGACGAACCGCTGTCGCGCTCCTATGTGGACTATTGGGAAGAGCAGACGGTGCAGAAGTACTTCCCGGATTTCTACAAGGATATCCGCGGGGCGGAGCTGCGTCTGGAAAAGCGCGTCGGGCGCTTCCTGACCTTCTGGGGGAATTACGAGTACCGACTGCAGACCACGGGCCGCACCGGACTTGCCTACGTGTATGAAAACCGGCTGCGGGCAGCAGAGGAGGAGCGGTGGCCCAACATCGTCACCACCGATCCACGTCCGTTAGCCCACGCCAATGTGAACGTCCACACGCCCATGAGCTGGGGACCGCGCCTGTGGGGCCTCTGGCCATTGAGCGGCATCTATGTCAACTTCTTCTTCGAGTGGCAGGACGGGGGACGGCAGATCATCAACCCACAGGAGCCTGAGGAGAAGCAACACCGAATCGAGGTGGTGGACTATTCCAATGCCGCCCTCCGAGCAGCCAAGATGATTCGCTTAGGGGGGGTAAGCATTGAATTGGTGGCCACCGTGCAGAACCTGTTCAACCAGAAGCGACTCTCGTTCCAGAACATGAGCACGGCACAGTTTGACCGCTACAAGAACTCGCTGCACCTGCCGTTCGAAAGTGGCGATCAGCACGGCAACGACAAGCTGGGAGAGTGGAACAAGGACTACATCGACATCGGCTGGTTCACGGCACCCTTGTTCTTGAACCCGCGGCGGGTGTTGCTCGGCTTGCGGATCAATCTGTGA
- a CDS encoding glycosyl hydrolase family 18 protein translates to MRQRLVDLRQGSLASLYALLLTCAVKASPLIVVGYYPAWVQRSFPPQAIDFASVTHVAHAFAWPTADGNMAMYGEFDAYGFVAVVHGADRKAILSLGGWGQSDGFSPMTADPAKRARFTTAVRDLCLSAGYDGVDIDWEYPSATDRPNLTTWVKELRQALNTLVPPRSLSAAVPAGAWAGSRYDFAALHPYLDWIGCMTYDFHGSWTAHAGHNAPLYSSGNDPCGSAHEAAVYLLSCGLPRQKVLIGIPLYGRLFTAARLYGPSTGGAEVWYSVVTSDYLPTWRYHWDEIAKVPYLTNAGGTMLLSFDDTSSVRLKCAYVREQRLGGVIVWALGQDVVGGEQVLMSTIGRELLSGTVVTEQKEAPKNAELRCFPYPCTNWVTVVHRTPATQAVSVRLCDMRGRTVCELLTPSSQSEGHATFDLSGLASGLYVCQVLGESMIGTCKVLIVR, encoded by the coding sequence ATGAGGCAACGGCTGGTTGACCTTCGGCAGGGTTCTCTTGCATCGCTCTATGCATTGCTGCTTACCTGTGCTGTGAAGGCATCACCGCTAATTGTCGTAGGTTATTATCCAGCATGGGTGCAGCGGTCTTTTCCACCTCAGGCCATTGATTTTGCCTCCGTGACTCATGTGGCCCACGCTTTTGCCTGGCCTACTGCGGACGGAAACATGGCCATGTATGGCGAATTTGACGCTTATGGTTTTGTAGCCGTGGTGCACGGGGCTGATAGGAAAGCTATCCTCTCGTTGGGCGGGTGGGGACAGTCGGACGGCTTTTCGCCCATGACGGCAGACCCGGCGAAGAGGGCGCGCTTTACTACTGCCGTCAGGGACCTCTGTCTGAGCGCCGGCTACGACGGGGTGGATATCGACTGGGAATACCCGAGCGCTACTGACCGGCCCAACCTGACCACGTGGGTCAAGGAACTGCGACAAGCACTGAACACCCTGGTGCCGCCACGTTCACTCTCCGCCGCCGTGCCGGCTGGCGCGTGGGCAGGAAGCAGGTACGATTTTGCAGCGCTCCATCCTTACCTTGACTGGATTGGCTGCATGACCTACGACTTTCACGGCAGCTGGACCGCACACGCGGGGCACAATGCGCCCCTCTACTCCTCGGGCAATGATCCGTGCGGCTCGGCGCACGAAGCCGCAGTCTACCTCCTGTCCTGCGGGCTCCCGCGGCAGAAGGTTCTCATTGGCATCCCGCTCTACGGGCGGCTGTTCACCGCCGCGAGACTCTACGGCCCAAGCACCGGCGGGGCCGAGGTCTGGTACAGCGTGGTGACAAGCGACTACCTCCCCACCTGGCGCTACCACTGGGATGAAATCGCGAAGGTGCCTTACCTCACCAACGCTGGCGGCACCATGCTATTGAGCTTTGACGACACCAGCTCGGTCCGTCTCAAGTGTGCTTACGTGCGAGAGCAGCGGCTTGGCGGTGTGATTGTCTGGGCCCTGGGGCAGGATGTCGTGGGTGGGGAGCAGGTGCTCATGAGTACAATAGGGCGAGAGCTCCTGAGCGGTACCGTGGTGACCGAGCAAAAGGAGGCACCGAAAAATGCGGAGTTACGTTGTTTTCCCTACCCCTGCACGAATTGGGTCACCGTGGTGCATCGCACACCCGCCACACAGGCAGTGAGCGTGCGTCTTTGCGACATGCGCGGCAGAACAGTGTGTGAACTCCTCACCCCAAGTAGTCAGAGTGAAGGCCACGCCACTTTCGACCTCTCCGGGCTTGCCAGCGGACTCTATGTGTGTCAGGTGCTCGGGGAGTCAATGATAGGCACATGCAAAGTTCTGATCGTCCGGTAA